The following proteins come from a genomic window of Chaetodon auriga isolate fChaAug3 chromosome 16, fChaAug3.hap1, whole genome shotgun sequence:
- the med15 gene encoding mediator of RNA polymerase II transcription subunit 15 isoform X1, giving the protein MEVPGADSDWRSPQFRQKVVAQIEEAMRKAGTAHTKSSNDMENHVYVKAKSREEYLSLVARLIIHFRDIHKKTLGAPDPMNALTNLTGVGGGPGAIGMGPRPTGAPVGGMGAMGPMQIGQHAMAGVAGNPQAIGGPGQMPMQQMVQAQQQQSIQFQQFQQQQQQQQQQQQQQQQQQQQNAAIQQQFQVQQQLRAQQLQQQHHQNQQLQQQHQNQQQQQAQNQQQNQMHQTRIQQQQQQMVQLQFQQQHAQAQAQAQAQAQAQAQAQAQAQAQAQAQAQAQAQAQAQAQAQAQAQAQAQAQAQAQAQSIQHMVQQQQQQVQAQAQPQPGQMPPHSQQQQQQPGMVPQSLAGQMASTQHVPINSLSQQQQQHQLKIQAFQQARAALQQQQQQQQVQQAQQAAAQAQLNAAAAAAAAAAVPGQVRLQLVRPGMQIPARLPRAALNPSIPPPNAAAAAAAAAAAAAAAAVGGQPMAQQVQQHSIMSSPSPVQVQTPQSMPPPPQPSPQPPTSQPNSASSGPTPSPGGFQPSPSPQPSQSPANARTPQNYGVPSPGPLNTPGNPSSVMSPAGATSLEDQQYMEKLKQLSKYIEPLRRMINKIDKNEDRKKDLSKMKSLLNILTDPNTRCPLKTLQKCEIALEKLKNDMAVPTPPPPPVATKQQYLCQPLLDAVMANIRSPVFNHSLYRTFAPAMTAIHGPPITGPNISGRKRKHEEDERQTIPNILQGEVARLDVKFLVNLDPSYCSNNGTVHLVCKLDDKNLPSVPPLQLSVPADYPDQSPYWADDGDQYGETCSRTWASVTADFRPGCEQLPADGPQEHDVQTAAAAGQTLGDGAAEHLGSERPAGLSVCSLKPRPLTSDPVTHTHTHSVSMETSDVFHRQTSKTVVNQAFILSLTEIPVCPTLTSAPERSMTVGLDVIRPGHVV; this is encoded by the exons ATGGAAGTGCCCGGGGCGGACAGCGACTGGAGGAGCCCTCAGTTCCGACAAAAAGTCGTCGCTCAGAT TGAAGAGGCGATGAGGAAGGCGGGAACAGCTCACACCAAGTCCAGCAATGACATGGAGAACCACGTTTACGTCAAAGCCAAGTCCAGA GAGGAGTATCTGTCTCTGGTGGCGAGGCTCATCATACACTTCAGAGACATCC aCAAGAAGACACTCGGAGCTCCAG ATCCCATGAATGCCCTGACTAACCTGACAGGGGTTGGAGGGGGCCCGGGCGCCATTGGCATGGGGCCTCGCCCCACCGGGGCTCCAGTGGGTGGCATGGGGGCCATGGGGCCGATGCAGATAGGCCAGCATGCCATGGCAGGGGTGGCTGGAAACCCACAAgcca TAGGGGGTCCGGGCCAGATGCCGATGCAGCAGATGGTGcaggcgcagcagcagcagtccatCCAGTTCCAGCAgttccaacagcagcagcagcaacagcagcagcagcagcagcagcagcagcagcagcagcagcagaacgccgccatccagcagcagttccaggtgcagcagcagctgagggcgcagcagctgcagcaacagcaccaccagaaccagcagcttcagcagcagcaccagaaccaacagcagcagcaggcccagaaccagcagcagaaCCAG ATGCACCAGaccaggattcagcagcagcagcagcagatggtgcagctgcagttccagcagcagcacgctCAGGCTCAGGCGCAGGCGCAAGCCCAGGcccaggctcaggctcaggctcaggctcaagctcaggctcaggctcaggctcaggctcaggctcaagCCCAGGcccaggctcaggctcaggctcaggctcaggcccAGGCCCAGGCCCAGGCCCAGGCTCAGGCCCAGGCCCAGTCCATCCAGCACAtggttcagcagcagcagcagcaggttcaggcCCAGGCTCAGCCTCAGCCGGGCCAGATGCCTCCacactctcagcagcagcagcagcagcccggCATGGTGCCTCAGTCTCTGGCCGGACAGATGGCGTCCACGCAGCACGTCCCCATCAACTCgctgagtcagcagcagcagcagcaccagctcaAGATCCAGGCCTTCCAG caggcCCGTGCAgccttgcagcagcagcagcagcagcagcaggtccagcaggcgCAGCAGGCCGCAGCACAGGCCCAGCTCAACGCCGCCgcagccgccgccgccgccgctgccgtTCCCGGACAGGTGAGACTGCAG ttGGTCCGTCCTGGGATGCAGATTCCGGCCCGGCTGCCTCGAGCCGCCCTGaacccctccatccctcccccgaacgccgctgctgctgctgccgctgccgccgccgccgctgcagcTGCCGCAGTTGGAGGACAGCCAATGGCACAGCAG GTACAGCAGCATTCAATCATGTCATCGCCATCACCTGTGCAGGTCCAGACGCCGCAGTCGATGCCTCCGCCTCCTCAGCCGTCACCTCAGCCTCCAACCTCGCAGCCCAACTCAGCCAG CTCCGGTCCCACTCCGTCTCCGGGGGGTTTCCAGCCCAGCCCGTCCCCTCAGCCCTCACAGAGCCCCGCCAACGCCCGGACCCCCCAGAACTATGGCGTCCCCTCTCCTGGACCGCTCAATACTCCAG GTAACCCCAGCTCAGTGATGAGTCCAGCTGGAGCCACGTCTCTGGAGGACCAGCAGTACATGGAGAAGCTCAAGCAGCTCTCCAAATACATCGAACCTCTTCGCAGGATGATCAACAAGATCGACAAGAACGAAG acaggaagaaggaCCTGAGTAAGATGAAGAGTCTGCTGAACATCCTGACAGATCCAAACACCAG GTGTCCTCTGAAGACGCTGCAGAAGTGTGAGATCGCTTTAGAGAAGCTGAAGAACGACATGGCCGTG CCGACGCCCCCTCCCCCCCCGGTGGCCACTAAGCAGCAGTATTTGTGTCAGCCGCTGCTGGACGCCGTCATGGCCAACATCCGCTCGCCAGTCTTCAACCACTCTCTGTACCGAACCTTCGCCCCCGCCATGACCGCCATCCACGGACCTCCCATCAC GGGTCCCAACATCTCCggcagaaagaggaagcatGAGGAAGACGAGCGGCAGACCATCCCCAACATCCTGCAGGGAGAGGTGGCTCGCCTGGACGTCAAGTTCCTCGTCAACCTGGACCCGTCGTACTGCAGCAACAACGGCACCGTGCACCTGGTCTGCAAGCTGG ATGATAAGAACCTTCCCAGcgttcctcctctgcagctcagcgtTCCTGCTGATTATCCTGATCAGAGTCCATACTGGGCCGACGACGGGGACCAGTACGGTGAGACCTGCTCCAGAACGTGGGCGTCAGTCACAGCTGACTTCAGACCAGG GTGCGAACAGCTTCCTGCAGACGGTCCACAGGAACATGACGtccaaactgctgcagctgccggACAAACACTCGGTGACGGAGCTGCTGAACACCTGGGCTCAGAGCGTCCGGcaggcctgtctgtctgcagcctgaagcCCCGCCCCTTGACTTCAGacccagtgacacacacacacacacacagtgtttccatGGAGACCTCAGACGTGTTTCATCGTCAAACATCAAAGACTGTGGTAAATCAAGCCTTCATCCTGTCACTCACAGAGATACCCGTATGCCCCACGCTCACCTCAGCTCCTGAACGCTCCATGACTGTTGGCCTGGACGTTATCAGGCCAGGTCATGTGGTCTGA
- the med15 gene encoding mediator of RNA polymerase II transcription subunit 15 isoform X7 — MEVPGADSDWRSPQFRQKVVAQIEEAMRKAGTAHTKSSNDMENHVYVKAKSREEYLSLVARLIIHFRDIHKKTLGAPDPMNALTNLTGVGGGPGAIGMGPRPTGAPVGGMGAMGPMQIGQHAMAGVAGNPQAIGGPGQMPMQQMVQAQQQQSIQFQQFQQQQQQQQQQQQQQQQQQQQNAAIQQQFQVQQQLRAQQLQQQHHQNQQLQQQHQNQQQQQAQNQQQNQMHQTRIQQQQQQMVQLQFQQQHAQAQAQAQAQAQAQAQAQAQAQAQAQAQAQAQAQAQAQAQAQAQAQAQAQAQAQAQAQSIQHMVQQQQQQVQAQAQPQPGQMPPHSQQQQQQPGMVPQSLAGQMASTQHVPINSLSQQQQQHQLKIQAFQQARAALQQQQQQQQVQQAQQAAAQAQLNAAAAAAAAAAVPGQVRLQLVRPGMQIPARLPRAALNPSIPPPNAAAAAAAAAAAAAAAAVGGQPMAQQVQQHSIMSSPSPVQVQTPQSMPPPPQPSPQPPTSQPNSASSGPTPSPGGFQPSPSPQPSQSPANARTPQNYGVPSPGPLNTPGNPSSVMSPAGATSLEDQQYMEKLKQLSKYIEPLRRMINKIDKNEDRKKDLSKMKSLLNILTDPNTRCPLKTLQKCEIALEKLKNDMAVPTPPPPPVATKQQYLCQPLLDAVMANIRSPVFNHSLYRTFAPAMTAIHGPPITGPNISGRKRKHEEDERQTIPNILQGEVARLDVKFLVNLDPSYCSNNGTVHLVCKLDDKNLPSVPPLQLSVPADYPDQSPYWADDGDQYGANSFLQTVHRNMTSKLLQLPDKHSVTELLNTWAQSVRQACLSAA, encoded by the exons ATGGAAGTGCCCGGGGCGGACAGCGACTGGAGGAGCCCTCAGTTCCGACAAAAAGTCGTCGCTCAGAT TGAAGAGGCGATGAGGAAGGCGGGAACAGCTCACACCAAGTCCAGCAATGACATGGAGAACCACGTTTACGTCAAAGCCAAGTCCAGA GAGGAGTATCTGTCTCTGGTGGCGAGGCTCATCATACACTTCAGAGACATCC aCAAGAAGACACTCGGAGCTCCAG ATCCCATGAATGCCCTGACTAACCTGACAGGGGTTGGAGGGGGCCCGGGCGCCATTGGCATGGGGCCTCGCCCCACCGGGGCTCCAGTGGGTGGCATGGGGGCCATGGGGCCGATGCAGATAGGCCAGCATGCCATGGCAGGGGTGGCTGGAAACCCACAAgcca TAGGGGGTCCGGGCCAGATGCCGATGCAGCAGATGGTGcaggcgcagcagcagcagtccatCCAGTTCCAGCAgttccaacagcagcagcagcaacagcagcagcagcagcagcagcagcagcagcagcagcagcagaacgccgccatccagcagcagttccaggtgcagcagcagctgagggcgcagcagctgcagcaacagcaccaccagaaccagcagcttcagcagcagcaccagaaccaacagcagcagcaggcccagaaccagcagcagaaCCAG ATGCACCAGaccaggattcagcagcagcagcagcagatggtgcagctgcagttccagcagcagcacgctCAGGCTCAGGCGCAGGCGCAAGCCCAGGcccaggctcaggctcaggctcaggctcaagctcaggctcaggctcaggctcaggctcaggctcaagCCCAGGcccaggctcaggctcaggctcaggctcaggcccAGGCCCAGGCCCAGGCCCAGGCTCAGGCCCAGGCCCAGTCCATCCAGCACAtggttcagcagcagcagcagcaggttcaggcCCAGGCTCAGCCTCAGCCGGGCCAGATGCCTCCacactctcagcagcagcagcagcagcccggCATGGTGCCTCAGTCTCTGGCCGGACAGATGGCGTCCACGCAGCACGTCCCCATCAACTCgctgagtcagcagcagcagcagcaccagctcaAGATCCAGGCCTTCCAG caggcCCGTGCAgccttgcagcagcagcagcagcagcagcaggtccagcaggcgCAGCAGGCCGCAGCACAGGCCCAGCTCAACGCCGCCgcagccgccgccgccgccgctgccgtTCCCGGACAGGTGAGACTGCAG ttGGTCCGTCCTGGGATGCAGATTCCGGCCCGGCTGCCTCGAGCCGCCCTGaacccctccatccctcccccgaacgccgctgctgctgctgccgctgccgccgccgccgctgcagcTGCCGCAGTTGGAGGACAGCCAATGGCACAGCAG GTACAGCAGCATTCAATCATGTCATCGCCATCACCTGTGCAGGTCCAGACGCCGCAGTCGATGCCTCCGCCTCCTCAGCCGTCACCTCAGCCTCCAACCTCGCAGCCCAACTCAGCCAG CTCCGGTCCCACTCCGTCTCCGGGGGGTTTCCAGCCCAGCCCGTCCCCTCAGCCCTCACAGAGCCCCGCCAACGCCCGGACCCCCCAGAACTATGGCGTCCCCTCTCCTGGACCGCTCAATACTCCAG GTAACCCCAGCTCAGTGATGAGTCCAGCTGGAGCCACGTCTCTGGAGGACCAGCAGTACATGGAGAAGCTCAAGCAGCTCTCCAAATACATCGAACCTCTTCGCAGGATGATCAACAAGATCGACAAGAACGAAG acaggaagaaggaCCTGAGTAAGATGAAGAGTCTGCTGAACATCCTGACAGATCCAAACACCAG GTGTCCTCTGAAGACGCTGCAGAAGTGTGAGATCGCTTTAGAGAAGCTGAAGAACGACATGGCCGTG CCGACGCCCCCTCCCCCCCCGGTGGCCACTAAGCAGCAGTATTTGTGTCAGCCGCTGCTGGACGCCGTCATGGCCAACATCCGCTCGCCAGTCTTCAACCACTCTCTGTACCGAACCTTCGCCCCCGCCATGACCGCCATCCACGGACCTCCCATCAC GGGTCCCAACATCTCCggcagaaagaggaagcatGAGGAAGACGAGCGGCAGACCATCCCCAACATCCTGCAGGGAGAGGTGGCTCGCCTGGACGTCAAGTTCCTCGTCAACCTGGACCCGTCGTACTGCAGCAACAACGGCACCGTGCACCTGGTCTGCAAGCTGG ATGATAAGAACCTTCCCAGcgttcctcctctgcagctcagcgtTCCTGCTGATTATCCTGATCAGAGTCCATACTGGGCCGACGACGGGGACCAGTACG GTGCGAACAGCTTCCTGCAGACGGTCCACAGGAACATGACGtccaaactgctgcagctgccggACAAACACTCGGTGACGGAGCTGCTGAACACCTGGGCTCAGAGCGTCCGGcaggcctgtctgtctgcagcctga
- the med15 gene encoding mediator of RNA polymerase II transcription subunit 15 isoform X4 — protein MEVPGADSDWRSPQFRQKVVAQIEEAMRKAGTAHTKSSNDMENHVYVKAKSREEYLSLVARLIIHFRDIHKKTLGAPDPMNALTNLTGVGGGPGAIGMGPRPTGAPVGGMGAMGPMQIGQHAMAGVAGNPQAIGGPGQMPMQQMVQAQQQQSIQFQQFQQQQQQQQQQQQQQQQQQQQNAAIQQQFQVQQQLRAQQLQQQHHQNQQLQQQHQNQQQQQAQNQQQNQMHQTRIQQQQQQMVQLQFQQQHAQAQAQAQAQAQAQAQAQAQAQAQAQAQAQAQAQAQAQAQAQAQAQAQAQAQAQAQAQSIQHMVQQQQQQVQAQAQPQPGQMPPHSQQQQQQPGMVPQSLAGQMASTQHVPINSLSQQQQQHQLKIQAFQARAALQQQQQQQQVQQAQQAAAQAQLNAAAAAAAAAAVPGQLVRPGMQIPARLPRAALNPSIPPPNAAAAAAAAAAAAAAAAVGGQPMAQQVQQHSIMSSPSPVQVQTPQSMPPPPQPSPQPPTSQPNSASSGPTPSPGGFQPSPSPQPSQSPANARTPQNYGVPSPGPLNTPGNPSSVMSPAGATSLEDQQYMEKLKQLSKYIEPLRRMINKIDKNEDRKKDLSKMKSLLNILTDPNTRCPLKTLQKCEIALEKLKNDMAVPTPPPPPVATKQQYLCQPLLDAVMANIRSPVFNHSLYRTFAPAMTAIHGPPITGPNISGRKRKHEEDERQTIPNILQGEVARLDVKFLVNLDPSYCSNNGTVHLVCKLDDKNLPSVPPLQLSVPADYPDQSPYWADDGDQYGETCSRTWASVTADFRPGCEQLPADGPQEHDVQTAAAAGQTLGDGAAEHLGSERPAGLSVCSLKPRPLTSDPVTHTHTHSVSMETSDVFHRQTSKTVVNQAFILSLTEIPVCPTLTSAPERSMTVGLDVIRPGHVV, from the exons ATGGAAGTGCCCGGGGCGGACAGCGACTGGAGGAGCCCTCAGTTCCGACAAAAAGTCGTCGCTCAGAT TGAAGAGGCGATGAGGAAGGCGGGAACAGCTCACACCAAGTCCAGCAATGACATGGAGAACCACGTTTACGTCAAAGCCAAGTCCAGA GAGGAGTATCTGTCTCTGGTGGCGAGGCTCATCATACACTTCAGAGACATCC aCAAGAAGACACTCGGAGCTCCAG ATCCCATGAATGCCCTGACTAACCTGACAGGGGTTGGAGGGGGCCCGGGCGCCATTGGCATGGGGCCTCGCCCCACCGGGGCTCCAGTGGGTGGCATGGGGGCCATGGGGCCGATGCAGATAGGCCAGCATGCCATGGCAGGGGTGGCTGGAAACCCACAAgcca TAGGGGGTCCGGGCCAGATGCCGATGCAGCAGATGGTGcaggcgcagcagcagcagtccatCCAGTTCCAGCAgttccaacagcagcagcagcaacagcagcagcagcagcagcagcagcagcagcagcagcagcagaacgccgccatccagcagcagttccaggtgcagcagcagctgagggcgcagcagctgcagcaacagcaccaccagaaccagcagcttcagcagcagcaccagaaccaacagcagcagcaggcccagaaccagcagcagaaCCAG ATGCACCAGaccaggattcagcagcagcagcagcagatggtgcagctgcagttccagcagcagcacgctCAGGCTCAGGCGCAGGCGCAAGCCCAGGcccaggctcaggctcaggctcaggctcaagctcaggctcaggctcaggctcaggctcaggctcaagCCCAGGcccaggctcaggctcaggctcaggctcaggcccAGGCCCAGGCCCAGGCCCAGGCTCAGGCCCAGGCCCAGTCCATCCAGCACAtggttcagcagcagcagcagcaggttcaggcCCAGGCTCAGCCTCAGCCGGGCCAGATGCCTCCacactctcagcagcagcagcagcagcccggCATGGTGCCTCAGTCTCTGGCCGGACAGATGGCGTCCACGCAGCACGTCCCCATCAACTCgctgagtcagcagcagcagcagcaccagctcaAGATCCAGGCCTTCCAG gcCCGTGCAgccttgcagcagcagcagcagcagcagcaggtccagcaggcgCAGCAGGCCGCAGCACAGGCCCAGCTCAACGCCGCCgcagccgccgccgccgccgctgccgtTCCCGGACAG ttGGTCCGTCCTGGGATGCAGATTCCGGCCCGGCTGCCTCGAGCCGCCCTGaacccctccatccctcccccgaacgccgctgctgctgctgccgctgccgccgccgccgctgcagcTGCCGCAGTTGGAGGACAGCCAATGGCACAGCAG GTACAGCAGCATTCAATCATGTCATCGCCATCACCTGTGCAGGTCCAGACGCCGCAGTCGATGCCTCCGCCTCCTCAGCCGTCACCTCAGCCTCCAACCTCGCAGCCCAACTCAGCCAG CTCCGGTCCCACTCCGTCTCCGGGGGGTTTCCAGCCCAGCCCGTCCCCTCAGCCCTCACAGAGCCCCGCCAACGCCCGGACCCCCCAGAACTATGGCGTCCCCTCTCCTGGACCGCTCAATACTCCAG GTAACCCCAGCTCAGTGATGAGTCCAGCTGGAGCCACGTCTCTGGAGGACCAGCAGTACATGGAGAAGCTCAAGCAGCTCTCCAAATACATCGAACCTCTTCGCAGGATGATCAACAAGATCGACAAGAACGAAG acaggaagaaggaCCTGAGTAAGATGAAGAGTCTGCTGAACATCCTGACAGATCCAAACACCAG GTGTCCTCTGAAGACGCTGCAGAAGTGTGAGATCGCTTTAGAGAAGCTGAAGAACGACATGGCCGTG CCGACGCCCCCTCCCCCCCCGGTGGCCACTAAGCAGCAGTATTTGTGTCAGCCGCTGCTGGACGCCGTCATGGCCAACATCCGCTCGCCAGTCTTCAACCACTCTCTGTACCGAACCTTCGCCCCCGCCATGACCGCCATCCACGGACCTCCCATCAC GGGTCCCAACATCTCCggcagaaagaggaagcatGAGGAAGACGAGCGGCAGACCATCCCCAACATCCTGCAGGGAGAGGTGGCTCGCCTGGACGTCAAGTTCCTCGTCAACCTGGACCCGTCGTACTGCAGCAACAACGGCACCGTGCACCTGGTCTGCAAGCTGG ATGATAAGAACCTTCCCAGcgttcctcctctgcagctcagcgtTCCTGCTGATTATCCTGATCAGAGTCCATACTGGGCCGACGACGGGGACCAGTACGGTGAGACCTGCTCCAGAACGTGGGCGTCAGTCACAGCTGACTTCAGACCAGG GTGCGAACAGCTTCCTGCAGACGGTCCACAGGAACATGACGtccaaactgctgcagctgccggACAAACACTCGGTGACGGAGCTGCTGAACACCTGGGCTCAGAGCGTCCGGcaggcctgtctgtctgcagcctgaagcCCCGCCCCTTGACTTCAGacccagtgacacacacacacacacacagtgtttccatGGAGACCTCAGACGTGTTTCATCGTCAAACATCAAAGACTGTGGTAAATCAAGCCTTCATCCTGTCACTCACAGAGATACCCGTATGCCCCACGCTCACCTCAGCTCCTGAACGCTCCATGACTGTTGGCCTGGACGTTATCAGGCCAGGTCATGTGGTCTGA
- the med15 gene encoding mediator of RNA polymerase II transcription subunit 15 isoform X3, translating into MEVPGADSDWRSPQFRQKVVAQIEEAMRKAGTAHTKSSNDMENHVYVKAKSREEYLSLVARLIIHFRDIHKKTLGAPDPMNALTNLTGVGGGPGAIGMGPRPTGAPVGGMGAMGPMQIGQHAMAGVAGNPQAIGGPGQMPMQQMVQAQQQQSIQFQQFQQQQQQQQQQQQQQQQQQQQNAAIQQQFQVQQQLRAQQLQQQHHQNQQLQQQHQNQQQQQAQNQQQNQMHQTRIQQQQQQMVQLQFQQQHAQAQAQAQAQAQAQAQAQAQAQAQAQAQAQAQAQAQAQAQAQAQAQAQAQAQAQAQAQSIQHMVQQQQQQVQAQAQPQPGQMPPHSQQQQQQPGMVPQSLAGQMASTQHVPINSLSQQQQQHQLKIQAFQQARAALQQQQQQQQVQQAQQAAAQAQLNAAAAAAAAAAVPGQLVRPGMQIPARLPRAALNPSIPPPNAAAAAAAAAAAAAAAAVGGQPMAQQVQQHSIMSSPSPVQVQTPQSMPPPPQPSPQPPTSQPNSASSGPTPSPGGFQPSPSPQPSQSPANARTPQNYGVPSPGPLNTPGNPSSVMSPAGATSLEDQQYMEKLKQLSKYIEPLRRMINKIDKNEDRKKDLSKMKSLLNILTDPNTRCPLKTLQKCEIALEKLKNDMAVPTPPPPPVATKQQYLCQPLLDAVMANIRSPVFNHSLYRTFAPAMTAIHGPPITGPNISGRKRKHEEDERQTIPNILQGEVARLDVKFLVNLDPSYCSNNGTVHLVCKLDDKNLPSVPPLQLSVPADYPDQSPYWADDGDQYGETCSRTWASVTADFRPGCEQLPADGPQEHDVQTAAAAGQTLGDGAAEHLGSERPAGLSVCSLKPRPLTSDPVTHTHTHSVSMETSDVFHRQTSKTVVNQAFILSLTEIPVCPTLTSAPERSMTVGLDVIRPGHVV; encoded by the exons ATGGAAGTGCCCGGGGCGGACAGCGACTGGAGGAGCCCTCAGTTCCGACAAAAAGTCGTCGCTCAGAT TGAAGAGGCGATGAGGAAGGCGGGAACAGCTCACACCAAGTCCAGCAATGACATGGAGAACCACGTTTACGTCAAAGCCAAGTCCAGA GAGGAGTATCTGTCTCTGGTGGCGAGGCTCATCATACACTTCAGAGACATCC aCAAGAAGACACTCGGAGCTCCAG ATCCCATGAATGCCCTGACTAACCTGACAGGGGTTGGAGGGGGCCCGGGCGCCATTGGCATGGGGCCTCGCCCCACCGGGGCTCCAGTGGGTGGCATGGGGGCCATGGGGCCGATGCAGATAGGCCAGCATGCCATGGCAGGGGTGGCTGGAAACCCACAAgcca TAGGGGGTCCGGGCCAGATGCCGATGCAGCAGATGGTGcaggcgcagcagcagcagtccatCCAGTTCCAGCAgttccaacagcagcagcagcaacagcagcagcagcagcagcagcagcagcagcagcagcagcagaacgccgccatccagcagcagttccaggtgcagcagcagctgagggcgcagcagctgcagcaacagcaccaccagaaccagcagcttcagcagcagcaccagaaccaacagcagcagcaggcccagaaccagcagcagaaCCAG ATGCACCAGaccaggattcagcagcagcagcagcagatggtgcagctgcagttccagcagcagcacgctCAGGCTCAGGCGCAGGCGCAAGCCCAGGcccaggctcaggctcaggctcaggctcaagctcaggctcaggctcaggctcaggctcaggctcaagCCCAGGcccaggctcaggctcaggctcaggctcaggcccAGGCCCAGGCCCAGGCCCAGGCTCAGGCCCAGGCCCAGTCCATCCAGCACAtggttcagcagcagcagcagcaggttcaggcCCAGGCTCAGCCTCAGCCGGGCCAGATGCCTCCacactctcagcagcagcagcagcagcccggCATGGTGCCTCAGTCTCTGGCCGGACAGATGGCGTCCACGCAGCACGTCCCCATCAACTCgctgagtcagcagcagcagcagcaccagctcaAGATCCAGGCCTTCCAG caggcCCGTGCAgccttgcagcagcagcagcagcagcagcaggtccagcaggcgCAGCAGGCCGCAGCACAGGCCCAGCTCAACGCCGCCgcagccgccgccgccgccgctgccgtTCCCGGACAG ttGGTCCGTCCTGGGATGCAGATTCCGGCCCGGCTGCCTCGAGCCGCCCTGaacccctccatccctcccccgaacgccgctgctgctgctgccgctgccgccgccgccgctgcagcTGCCGCAGTTGGAGGACAGCCAATGGCACAGCAG GTACAGCAGCATTCAATCATGTCATCGCCATCACCTGTGCAGGTCCAGACGCCGCAGTCGATGCCTCCGCCTCCTCAGCCGTCACCTCAGCCTCCAACCTCGCAGCCCAACTCAGCCAG CTCCGGTCCCACTCCGTCTCCGGGGGGTTTCCAGCCCAGCCCGTCCCCTCAGCCCTCACAGAGCCCCGCCAACGCCCGGACCCCCCAGAACTATGGCGTCCCCTCTCCTGGACCGCTCAATACTCCAG GTAACCCCAGCTCAGTGATGAGTCCAGCTGGAGCCACGTCTCTGGAGGACCAGCAGTACATGGAGAAGCTCAAGCAGCTCTCCAAATACATCGAACCTCTTCGCAGGATGATCAACAAGATCGACAAGAACGAAG acaggaagaaggaCCTGAGTAAGATGAAGAGTCTGCTGAACATCCTGACAGATCCAAACACCAG GTGTCCTCTGAAGACGCTGCAGAAGTGTGAGATCGCTTTAGAGAAGCTGAAGAACGACATGGCCGTG CCGACGCCCCCTCCCCCCCCGGTGGCCACTAAGCAGCAGTATTTGTGTCAGCCGCTGCTGGACGCCGTCATGGCCAACATCCGCTCGCCAGTCTTCAACCACTCTCTGTACCGAACCTTCGCCCCCGCCATGACCGCCATCCACGGACCTCCCATCAC GGGTCCCAACATCTCCggcagaaagaggaagcatGAGGAAGACGAGCGGCAGACCATCCCCAACATCCTGCAGGGAGAGGTGGCTCGCCTGGACGTCAAGTTCCTCGTCAACCTGGACCCGTCGTACTGCAGCAACAACGGCACCGTGCACCTGGTCTGCAAGCTGG ATGATAAGAACCTTCCCAGcgttcctcctctgcagctcagcgtTCCTGCTGATTATCCTGATCAGAGTCCATACTGGGCCGACGACGGGGACCAGTACGGTGAGACCTGCTCCAGAACGTGGGCGTCAGTCACAGCTGACTTCAGACCAGG GTGCGAACAGCTTCCTGCAGACGGTCCACAGGAACATGACGtccaaactgctgcagctgccggACAAACACTCGGTGACGGAGCTGCTGAACACCTGGGCTCAGAGCGTCCGGcaggcctgtctgtctgcagcctgaagcCCCGCCCCTTGACTTCAGacccagtgacacacacacacacacacagtgtttccatGGAGACCTCAGACGTGTTTCATCGTCAAACATCAAAGACTGTGGTAAATCAAGCCTTCATCCTGTCACTCACAGAGATACCCGTATGCCCCACGCTCACCTCAGCTCCTGAACGCTCCATGACTGTTGGCCTGGACGTTATCAGGCCAGGTCATGTGGTCTGA